From a single Streptomyces sp. NBC_01264 genomic region:
- a CDS encoding carbohydrate kinase family protein produces MIVVGGEALIDLVPVAQPPGALLPRPGGGPYNTALALGRLGAPVAFCSRISTDGFGASLLDGLRAAGVDLSLVQRGPEPTTLAVPSLAPDGSAAYGFYVEGTADRLFRLPPALPEGVRALALGTCSLVLEPGASAYETLLRRESGRGLLTLLDPNIRPALIGDPAAYRARFLSWLPHVGVLKLSEEDAAWLGGRVGDWLAAGPSAVVLTRGAGGLTVWTRDGAEHSAAARRVSVVDTIGAGDTVNAALLHRLAGGAERPGPVDWPGVLSYAAEAAALTCTRAGAEPPYAAELSAGRPTP; encoded by the coding sequence GTGATCGTCGTCGGTGGAGAAGCCCTGATCGACCTGGTGCCCGTCGCACAGCCGCCGGGCGCCCTGCTGCCCCGGCCGGGCGGCGGACCGTACAACACCGCGCTCGCGCTGGGCCGGCTCGGCGCACCGGTCGCCTTCTGCTCCCGGATCTCGACGGACGGCTTCGGCGCCTCGCTGCTCGACGGACTGCGCGCGGCCGGGGTGGACCTCTCGCTGGTCCAGCGCGGACCGGAGCCGACCACGCTGGCGGTGCCCTCGCTGGCCCCGGACGGCTCGGCGGCGTACGGGTTCTACGTCGAGGGCACGGCCGACCGGCTGTTCCGGCTGCCGCCCGCGCTCCCGGAGGGGGTACGGGCCCTCGCGCTCGGCACCTGCTCGCTGGTGCTGGAGCCCGGGGCGAGCGCCTACGAGACCCTGCTGCGCAGGGAGTCCGGGCGCGGGCTGCTGACCCTGCTCGACCCCAACATCCGCCCGGCGCTGATCGGCGATCCGGCGGCCTACCGGGCCCGGTTCCTGTCCTGGCTGCCGCACGTCGGCGTGCTGAAGCTGTCGGAGGAGGACGCGGCGTGGCTCGGCGGCCGGGTCGGCGACTGGCTGGCGGCGGGGCCGTCGGCGGTGGTGCTCACCCGGGGCGCGGGCGGCCTGACGGTGTGGACGCGGGACGGGGCGGAGCACTCGGCGGCGGCCCGCCGGGTCTCGGTGGTGGACACCATCGGCGCGGGCGACACCGTGAACGCGGCCCTGCTGCACCGGCTCGCGGGCGGCGCGGAGCGCCCGGGTCCCGTGGACTGGCCCGGGGTGCTGTCCTACGCCGCCGAGGCGGCCGCGCTGACCTGCACCCGGGCGGGCGCGGAGCCTCCGTACGCCGCCGAGCTCAGCGCAGGGCGGCCCACACCGTAG
- a CDS encoding TetR/AcrR family transcriptional regulator, with amino-acid sequence MLTPKSSRSTPERLLDAAETLMRSTGLANATTKAIAREAGCSEAALYKYFANKEELFVRVLMERRPNAGAMMAAMTGDPGEQPVEDRLTEIARYASLFYAEAMPMAGSLFADPVLLTRHREGVRSIGAGPHVVLEALTGHLLRELERGRLRPDADPAAAAALLLGACFQRAFFLHFSGPDTVGPVEEFAPAVAATVWAALR; translated from the coding sequence ATGCTCACCCCAAAGTCAAGCCGGTCCACCCCGGAGCGCCTGCTCGATGCCGCCGAAACCCTGATGCGCTCCACGGGGCTGGCCAACGCCACCACGAAGGCCATCGCCCGGGAGGCGGGCTGCTCGGAGGCCGCGCTCTACAAGTACTTCGCGAACAAGGAAGAACTGTTCGTCCGCGTGCTGATGGAGCGACGCCCCAATGCCGGCGCGATGATGGCGGCGATGACCGGCGACCCGGGGGAGCAGCCGGTCGAGGACCGGCTGACCGAGATCGCCCGGTACGCCTCGCTCTTCTACGCCGAGGCCATGCCCATGGCGGGCTCGCTCTTCGCCGACCCCGTCCTGCTCACCCGCCACCGCGAGGGCGTACGGAGCATCGGCGCGGGTCCGCACGTGGTGCTGGAGGCCCTCACCGGCCACCTGCTGCGCGAACTCGAACGCGGCAGGCTGCGCCCCGACGCCGACCCGGCGGCCGCCGCCGCGCTGCTGCTCGGCGCCTGCTTCCAGCGGGCCTTCTTCCTGCACTTCTCCGGGCCCGACACGGTCGGGCCCGTCGAGGAGTTCGCCCCCGCGGTGGCCGCTACGGTGTGGGCCGCCCTGCGCTGA
- a CDS encoding M14 family metallopeptidase — protein MRHRARSILAASAFVFGTTLAALPAAAQAQPGPADRAAADEVRVYDADITKEQVPLVLAAGQDAHELTERAPETGTAKVELFLTGDQAKALSAQGIKLAERKVAVKAAARTLAAGDGVFRPYSGKGGLQEEILRTAQENPGLAKVVSIGKTVQGKDILALKVTKNAKKTRDGAKPSTLFMSNQHAREWITPEMTRRLMHHTLDNYGKDPRITKLVDSTELWFLLSANPDGYDYTFAPDGQRLWRKNLRDNNADGKITAGDGVDLNRNFAYKWGYDNEGSSPNESSETYRGAKAASEPETVALDTFQKRIGFDYAVNYHSAAELILYGVGWQVATPTPDDIAYKALAGTPENPAVPGYYPQVSSELYTTNGEADSQAANANGIMMFTPEMTTCQTASAIDPADAWKPEDCASGFNFPDDEKLIQAEFAKNIPFALSVAESAEHPDRPKSSLGLTAADFTLDPFTTSYAARGEDQKVSVTARKALKDKELNYRINGGRTHDEDLRAWKGGEVYGGDDNNWFDEYRAEVEGAKPGDKVEVWFTGRDRGKQVSSEHFTYTVASRPRADVLVIAEEGAPAQHAQEYVDALKANGRSAAVWDVAVQGAPHHLGALSHFRTAVHYTGAKSPGGDTQLAVRDFLNEGGKLIEAGELAGGNAQVGRAVTNDFSQYFLGAYGRAGVTGPTGFTGAGSLTGAKGALGDATGNPLDRPGSYTVTSDTLPAAQFPQFKSAQAGQYAGVVNPYAPYAGASMASATHDDDDWKRLTRTIDLTQVTAADQPKLKMALNWNTEEGYDHAVLESRTAGDDWTTLPELGGLTSTTVPEECGAGFFINGHPFLRRYLTLDAGGCTPAGTSGQWNSFTGSSNGWKQVSFDLSAYAGKTVEVSLAYITDPGSGGRGVFADEARVSTVGGDQAAEGFESSLGVWTAQGAPAGSPDVPGDWSRSGELFKSYAAVTTRDTVLLGFGLEHVPAAADRAVLVGKALWSLNH, from the coding sequence ATGAGGCACCGCGCGAGATCGATCCTCGCCGCAAGCGCATTCGTCTTCGGCACCACACTGGCCGCACTACCCGCAGCGGCCCAGGCCCAGCCCGGTCCGGCGGACCGGGCCGCCGCCGACGAGGTACGGGTCTACGACGCCGACATCACCAAGGAGCAGGTCCCGCTGGTCCTGGCGGCCGGACAGGACGCGCACGAGCTCACCGAACGCGCCCCGGAGACCGGGACCGCCAAGGTCGAGCTCTTCCTCACCGGCGATCAGGCCAAGGCGCTGTCGGCCCAGGGGATCAAGCTCGCCGAACGCAAGGTCGCGGTCAAGGCCGCGGCGCGCACGCTGGCGGCCGGCGACGGGGTCTTCCGCCCGTACAGCGGCAAGGGCGGTCTCCAGGAGGAGATCCTGCGCACCGCCCAGGAGAACCCGGGCCTCGCCAAGGTCGTCTCCATCGGCAAGACCGTCCAGGGCAAGGACATCCTCGCCCTGAAGGTCACCAAGAACGCCAAGAAGACCAGGGACGGCGCCAAGCCCTCCACGCTCTTCATGTCGAACCAGCACGCCCGTGAGTGGATCACCCCCGAGATGACCCGGCGGCTGATGCACCACACCCTCGACAACTACGGCAAGGACCCGCGGATCACCAAGCTGGTGGACTCCACCGAGCTGTGGTTCCTGCTCTCCGCCAACCCCGACGGCTACGACTACACCTTCGCCCCCGACGGCCAGCGGCTGTGGCGCAAGAACCTGCGCGACAACAACGCCGACGGCAAGATCACCGCGGGCGACGGCGTCGACCTCAACCGCAACTTCGCCTACAAGTGGGGCTACGACAACGAGGGCTCCTCGCCCAACGAGTCGAGCGAGACCTACCGCGGCGCCAAGGCCGCCTCCGAGCCCGAGACGGTGGCTCTCGACACGTTCCAGAAGCGCATCGGCTTCGACTACGCCGTCAACTACCACTCCGCCGCCGAGCTGATCCTCTACGGCGTGGGCTGGCAGGTGGCCACCCCCACCCCCGACGACATCGCCTACAAGGCGCTCGCCGGCACCCCCGAGAACCCGGCCGTCCCGGGCTACTACCCGCAGGTCTCCTCGGAGCTCTACACCACCAACGGCGAAGCGGACAGCCAGGCGGCCAACGCCAACGGCATCATGATGTTCACGCCGGAGATGACCACCTGCCAGACGGCCTCCGCGATCGACCCGGCCGACGCGTGGAAGCCCGAGGACTGCGCCTCCGGCTTCAACTTCCCGGACGACGAGAAGCTCATCCAGGCCGAGTTCGCCAAGAACATCCCCTTCGCGCTCTCCGTGGCCGAGAGCGCCGAGCACCCGGACCGGCCGAAGTCCTCCCTGGGCCTGACCGCCGCGGACTTCACCCTGGACCCGTTCACCACCTCCTACGCGGCCCGCGGCGAGGACCAGAAGGTCTCCGTCACGGCCCGCAAGGCGCTGAAGGACAAGGAGCTCAACTACCGGATCAACGGGGGCCGCACCCACGACGAGGACCTCAGGGCCTGGAAGGGCGGAGAGGTCTACGGCGGCGACGACAACAACTGGTTCGACGAGTACCGCGCCGAAGTCGAGGGCGCGAAGCCCGGAGACAAGGTCGAGGTCTGGTTCACCGGCCGCGACCGCGGCAAGCAGGTCTCCAGCGAGCACTTCACGTACACGGTGGCCTCGCGGCCCCGCGCCGACGTGCTGGTGATCGCCGAGGAGGGCGCCCCCGCGCAGCACGCGCAGGAGTACGTGGACGCGCTGAAGGCCAACGGCAGGAGCGCGGCGGTCTGGGACGTGGCCGTCCAGGGCGCCCCGCACCACCTCGGAGCCCTCTCCCACTTCCGCACCGCCGTCCACTACACCGGGGCGAAGTCTCCGGGCGGCGACACCCAGCTGGCGGTACGCGACTTCCTGAACGAGGGCGGCAAGCTGATCGAGGCCGGCGAGCTGGCGGGCGGCAACGCCCAGGTCGGCCGCGCCGTGACCAACGACTTCAGCCAGTACTTCCTCGGCGCCTACGGCCGCGCGGGGGTCACCGGCCCCACCGGCTTCACCGGCGCGGGCTCCCTGACCGGGGCCAAGGGCGCCCTCGGTGACGCCACGGGCAACCCGCTCGACCGCCCGGGCTCCTACACGGTCACCTCCGACACCCTGCCCGCGGCGCAGTTCCCGCAGTTCAAGAGCGCGCAGGCGGGCCAGTACGCCGGAGTGGTGAACCCGTACGCCCCGTACGCCGGCGCCTCGATGGCCTCGGCCACGCACGACGACGACGACTGGAAGCGCCTCACCCGCACCATCGACCTCACCCAGGTCACCGCGGCCGACCAGCCGAAGCTCAAGATGGCGCTCAACTGGAACACCGAGGAGGGCTACGACCACGCGGTCCTGGAATCCCGTACCGCGGGCGACGACTGGACCACGCTGCCCGAGTTGGGCGGTCTGACCAGCACCACCGTTCCGGAGGAGTGCGGAGCCGGGTTCTTCATCAACGGCCACCCGTTCCTGCGCCGCTACCTCACCCTCGACGCCGGCGGCTGCACCCCCGCGGGCACCAGCGGCCAGTGGAACTCCTTCACCGGTTCCTCCAACGGCTGGAAGCAGGTCTCCTTCGACCTGAGCGCCTACGCGGGCAAGACCGTCGAGGTCTCCCTCGCCTACATCACCGACCCGGGCTCGGGCGGCCGCGGGGTCTTCGCGGACGAGGCCCGCGTCTCGACCGTCGGCGGAGACCAGGCGGCCGAGGGCTTCGAGTCCTCGCTCGGCGTCTGGACCGCCCAGGGCGCACCTGCCGGAAGCCCTGATGTTCCGGGCGATTGGTCCCGCTCGGGCGAGCTGTTCAAGTCCTACGCCGCAGTCACTACGCGTGACACCGTGCTCCTGGGCTTCGGCCTGGAACACGTGCCGGCCGCGGCCGATCGCGCCGTACTGGTCGGTAAGGCCCTGTGGTCGCTGAACCACTGA
- a CDS encoding papain-like cysteine protease family protein, with amino-acid sequence MRNRTRRLTLAAFLTALLTVLLALPTAAATAADAAAGTGTTTATSSAAAAPAETSALASKRLNITMQAQAKTNWCWAAGGNTIATWFGRNYSQNQFCNAAFNRQQGYDCPNNQANLANVQTALRWAGINSGSYVNGWLQYSTVQTEINANRPVETRIQWSNGGGHMHVIYGYDTANSWVYWGDPWPSSDRYNWASHAWYVDNSTFSWTHSLYRIGA; translated from the coding sequence ATGCGCAACAGAACCCGGCGGCTCACCCTGGCCGCCTTCCTCACCGCTCTGCTCACCGTCCTGCTCGCCTTGCCCACCGCTGCCGCCACCGCCGCCGATGCCGCCGCCGGTACGGGCACCACGACCGCCACCTCCTCCGCTGCCGCCGCCCCCGCCGAGACCTCGGCACTGGCGTCGAAGCGGCTGAACATCACCATGCAGGCGCAAGCGAAGACCAACTGGTGCTGGGCCGCGGGCGGCAACACCATCGCCACCTGGTTCGGCCGCAACTACAGCCAGAACCAGTTCTGCAATGCCGCCTTCAACCGCCAGCAGGGCTACGACTGCCCCAACAACCAGGCCAACCTGGCCAACGTCCAGACCGCCCTGCGCTGGGCCGGCATCAACTCCGGCTCCTACGTGAACGGCTGGCTCCAGTACTCCACCGTCCAGACCGAGATCAATGCCAACCGCCCGGTCGAGACCCGCATCCAGTGGTCCAACGGCGGCGGTCACATGCACGTGATCTACGGCTACGACACCGCGAACAGCTGGGTGTACTGGGGAGACCCGTGGCCCTCCAGCGACCGCTACAACTGGGCCTCGCACGCCTGGTACGTGGACAACAGCACCTTCTCCTGGACCCACTCGCTCTACCGGATCGGGGCGTGA
- a CDS encoding gluconeogenesis factor YvcK family protein produces the protein MTGRTMRLRRLRRLTTGKGEDGAGRTGLRRGEVSEVAAPKVVALGGGMGLSASLTALRRITGELTAVVTVADDGGSSGRLREELGVLPPGDLRKALAALCGDDDWGQTWARVIQHRFQSQGDLHEHAVGNLLIVALWEQLGDPVQALDLVGKLLGAQGRVLPMSAVPLELQALVKGHDPARPEDVDTVRGQATVALTPGEVLSVQVVPSDPPAVPEAVAAVLDADWVVLGPGSWFSSVIPHLLVPELLDALVETKARRVLSLNLAPQPGETEGFSPQRHLEVLARHAPKLALDVVLADQAAVPDRESLADAAKRFGAAVELAPVARLDGSPKHDPELLAAAYDRIFRMHGRIGPWR, from the coding sequence GTGACCGGACGTACCATGCGGCTCCGCCGCCTGCGCCGCCTCACCACCGGCAAGGGCGAGGACGGCGCGGGCCGTACGGGTCTGCGCCGGGGCGAGGTCTCCGAGGTGGCCGCGCCCAAGGTCGTGGCGCTGGGCGGCGGCATGGGCCTCTCGGCCTCGCTGACCGCCCTGCGCCGGATCACGGGCGAGCTGACCGCCGTGGTCACCGTCGCCGACGACGGCGGCTCCAGCGGCAGGCTGCGCGAGGAGCTCGGCGTCCTGCCGCCCGGGGACCTGCGCAAGGCGCTGGCCGCGCTGTGCGGCGACGACGACTGGGGCCAGACCTGGGCCCGGGTCATCCAGCACCGTTTCCAGTCCCAGGGCGACCTGCACGAGCACGCGGTCGGCAATCTGCTGATCGTCGCCCTGTGGGAACAGCTCGGCGACCCCGTCCAGGCCCTGGACCTCGTCGGCAAGCTGCTCGGCGCCCAGGGCCGGGTGCTGCCGATGTCGGCGGTCCCGCTGGAGCTGCAGGCCCTGGTCAAGGGTCACGATCCGGCCCGCCCCGAGGACGTGGACACCGTACGGGGGCAGGCCACCGTGGCGCTGACCCCCGGCGAGGTGCTCTCCGTACAGGTGGTGCCGAGCGACCCGCCGGCGGTGCCCGAAGCGGTCGCCGCGGTGCTCGACGCGGACTGGGTCGTGCTCGGTCCGGGGTCCTGGTTCTCCTCGGTGATCCCGCACCTGCTGGTGCCCGAACTGCTCGACGCGCTGGTCGAGACCAAGGCCCGCAGGGTGCTCTCGCTGAACCTCGCGCCACAACCCGGCGAAACAGAGGGCTTCTCTCCGCAGCGTCATTTGGAGGTTTTGGCCCGACACGCCCCTAAACTCGCCCTGGACGTGGTGCTGGCCGATCAGGCCGCCGTGCCCGATCGCGAGTCCCTCGCCGATGCCGCAAAACGGTTCGGCGCCGCGGTCGAGCTGGCGCCGGTTGCCCGGCTGGACGGCTCTCCGAAGCACGATCCGGAGCTGCTGGCCGCCGCGTACGACCGTATTTTTCGGATGCATGGAAGGATCGGCCCATGGCGATGA
- the rapZ gene encoding RNase adapter RapZ: MTEHETRQGRGSEQDSGSGTADIASEYDRDGAQVSTGTTVEPGDTAEAAIPELVIISGMSGAGRSTAAKCLEDLGWFVVDNLPPALITTMVELGARSQGNVARIAVVVDVRGRQFFDALRESLADLETRGVTRRIVFLESSDDALVRRFESVRRPHPLQGDGRIVDGIAAERDLLRELRGDADLVIDTSSLNVHELRAKMDAQFAGDEEPELRATVMSFGYKYGLPVDADLVVDCRFIPNPHWVPELRPFTGLNEEVSGYVFSQPGAKEFLDRYTELLQLIATGYRREGKRYVTIAVGCTGGKHRSVAMSEKLAARLASEGVETVVVHRDMGRE, from the coding sequence ATGACCGAGCACGAGACCCGCCAGGGCCGAGGATCCGAGCAGGATTCCGGAAGTGGCACCGCAGACATCGCATCCGAGTACGACCGAGACGGAGCACAGGTGAGTACGGGCACGACAGTGGAGCCCGGAGATACCGCCGAGGCGGCCATCCCCGAGCTGGTGATCATCTCCGGTATGTCCGGGGCCGGCCGCAGTACGGCGGCCAAGTGCCTGGAGGACCTCGGCTGGTTCGTCGTCGACAACCTCCCGCCCGCGCTGATCACCACCATGGTGGAACTCGGCGCCCGCTCGCAGGGCAACGTGGCGCGCATCGCCGTCGTCGTCGACGTCCGCGGCCGCCAGTTCTTCGACGCGCTGCGCGAATCCCTCGCCGACCTGGAGACGCGCGGGGTCACCCGGCGGATCGTCTTCCTGGAGTCCTCGGACGACGCCCTCGTCCGCCGCTTCGAGTCGGTGCGCCGCCCGCACCCGCTCCAGGGCGACGGCCGCATCGTCGACGGCATCGCCGCCGAGCGCGACCTGCTGCGCGAGCTGCGCGGCGACGCCGACCTCGTCATCGACACCTCCAGCCTGAACGTGCACGAGCTGCGCGCCAAGATGGACGCCCAGTTCGCGGGCGACGAGGAGCCCGAGCTGCGGGCCACCGTCATGTCCTTCGGCTACAAGTACGGCCTGCCCGTCGACGCCGACCTCGTCGTCGACTGCCGCTTCATCCCCAACCCGCACTGGGTCCCGGAGCTGCGGCCCTTCACCGGCCTGAACGAGGAGGTGTCGGGCTACGTCTTCAGCCAGCCCGGCGCCAAGGAGTTCCTCGACCGCTACACCGAGCTGCTCCAGCTCATCGCCACCGGCTACCGCCGCGAGGGCAAGCGGTACGTGACCATCGCGGTCGGCTGCACCGGCGGCAAGCACCGCAGCGTCGCCATGTCGGAGAAGCTCGCCGCCCGCCTCGCCTCCGAAGGAGTCGAGACCGTCGTCGTCCACAGGGACATGGGGCGCGAGTGA
- the whiA gene encoding DNA-binding protein WhiA, translating to MAMTPAVKDEIARLPVTRTCCRKAEVSAILRFAGGLHLVSGRIVIEAELDAGIAARRLRKDILEIFGHSSDLVIMAPGGLRRGNRYVVRVVAGGDQLARQTGLVDGRGRPIRGLPPQVVSGATCDAEAAWRGAFLAHGSLTEPGRSSSLEVTCPGPEAALALVGAARRLSIAAKAREVRGVDRVVVRDGDAIGALLTRLGAHDSVLAWEERRMRREVRATANRLANFDDANLRRSARAAVAAGARVQRALEILAEEVPEHLAAAGRLRMEHKQASLEELGALADPPLTKDAVAGRIRRLLAMADKRAQDLGIPGTESNLDLSDSEELADNMAG from the coding sequence ATGGCGATGACGCCCGCGGTGAAGGATGAGATCGCCCGCCTGCCTGTCACCCGCACCTGCTGCAGGAAGGCGGAGGTCTCGGCGATCCTTCGGTTCGCGGGCGGGTTGCACCTGGTGAGCGGCCGGATCGTCATCGAGGCGGAACTGGACGCGGGGATCGCGGCCCGCCGCCTGCGCAAGGACATTCTGGAGATCTTCGGGCACTCCTCGGATCTCGTGATCATGGCTCCGGGCGGCTTGCGCCGGGGCAACCGGTACGTGGTCCGCGTGGTCGCCGGCGGCGACCAGCTCGCCCGCCAGACCGGCCTCGTGGACGGCCGCGGCCGTCCGATCCGGGGTCTCCCGCCGCAGGTGGTCTCCGGGGCCACCTGTGACGCCGAGGCGGCCTGGCGCGGGGCCTTCCTGGCCCACGGCTCGCTGACCGAGCCGGGACGCTCCTCCTCCCTGGAGGTCACCTGCCCCGGTCCCGAGGCCGCCCTGGCCCTGGTAGGCGCCGCCCGCCGGCTCTCCATCGCCGCGAAGGCCCGCGAGGTCCGCGGCGTGGACCGGGTCGTCGTACGGGACGGGGACGCCATCGGCGCCCTGCTGACCCGGCTCGGCGCCCACGACTCCGTGCTGGCCTGGGAGGAGCGGCGGATGCGGCGCGAGGTGCGCGCCACCGCCAACCGCCTGGCCAACTTCGACGACGCCAACCTGCGCCGCTCGGCGCGGGCCGCGGTGGCCGCCGGAGCACGCGTCCAGCGGGCCCTGGAGATCCTCGCCGAGGAGGTCCCCGAGCACCTCGCCGCCGCCGGCCGGCTGCGCATGGAGCACAAGCAGGCCTCCCTGGAGGAGTTGGGCGCGCTCGCCGACCCGCCGCTGACCAAGGACGCGGTCGCGGGCCGGATCCGCCGCCTGCTGGCGATGGCCGACAAGCGGGCCCAGGACCTCGGGATCCCGGGCACCGAGTCGAACCTCGACCTCAGCGACAGCGAGGAGCTGGCCGACAACATGGCCGGCTGA
- the uvrC gene encoding excinuclease ABC subunit UvrC gives MADPSSYRPEPGQVPDSPGVYKFRDEHRRVIYVGKAKSLRQRLASYFQDLAGLHPRTATMVTTAASVEWTVVSTEVEALQLEYSWIKEFDPRFNVKYRDDKSYPSLAVTMNEDYPRVQVMRGPKKKGVRYFGPYGHAWAIRETVDLMLRVFPVRTCSAGVFKRSAQIGRPCLLGYIGKCSAPCVGRVTPEEHRELAEDFCDFMAGRTGTYLTRLEQQMHEAAEEMEYEKAARLRDDIGALRRAMEKNAVVLADATDADLFAVAEDELEAAVQIFHVRGGRVRGQRGWVTDKVEAVDTAGLVEHALQQLYGEEKGEAVPKEVLVPALPEDTPALSQWLAERRGSQVSLRIPQRGDKKALMETVHRNAQQSLALHKTKRAADLTTRSRALEEIAEALDLDGAPLRIECFDISHLQGDDVVASMVVFEDGLARKGEYRRFQIKSFEGQDDVRSMHEVVSRRFRRYLQEKLKTGEWSPDDAVAAAGVVGGEVDRDTPEDDGRPRRFAYPPQLVVVDGGQPQVAAAKRALEELGIDDVAVCGLAKRLEEVWLPGEDDPVVLPRSSEGLYLLQRVRDEAHRFAIQYQRNKRGKRLKAGPLDEVPGLGESRRLALIKHFGSVKKLRQATIDQICEVPGIGRKTAETVVVALAQAVPAGPAVNTATGEIIEDETPASAGAASDRGTEQ, from the coding sequence ATGGCCGACCCTTCCAGCTACCGCCCCGAGCCGGGACAGGTTCCCGACTCCCCGGGGGTCTACAAATTCCGCGACGAGCACCGCCGGGTGATCTACGTCGGGAAGGCCAAGAGCCTGCGCCAGCGGCTGGCCAGCTACTTCCAGGACCTCGCCGGGCTGCACCCGCGTACCGCCACCATGGTGACCACGGCCGCCTCCGTGGAGTGGACCGTGGTCTCCACCGAGGTCGAGGCGCTCCAGCTCGAATACTCCTGGATCAAGGAGTTCGACCCCCGGTTCAACGTCAAGTACCGGGACGACAAGAGCTACCCCTCCCTCGCCGTCACCATGAACGAGGACTACCCGCGGGTCCAGGTCATGCGCGGGCCCAAGAAGAAGGGCGTGCGCTACTTCGGCCCGTACGGGCACGCCTGGGCCATCCGCGAGACCGTCGACCTGATGCTCCGGGTCTTCCCCGTCCGCACCTGCTCCGCCGGGGTGTTCAAGCGGTCCGCCCAGATCGGCCGCCCCTGCCTGCTCGGCTACATCGGCAAGTGCTCCGCGCCCTGCGTCGGCCGGGTCACGCCCGAGGAGCACCGCGAACTCGCCGAGGACTTCTGCGACTTCATGGCCGGCCGCACCGGCACCTACCTGACCCGCCTCGAACAGCAGATGCACGAGGCCGCGGAGGAGATGGAGTACGAGAAGGCCGCCCGGCTGCGCGACGACATAGGGGCCCTGCGCCGGGCCATGGAGAAGAACGCGGTCGTGCTCGCCGACGCCACCGACGCCGACCTGTTCGCGGTCGCCGAGGACGAGCTCGAAGCGGCCGTGCAGATCTTCCACGTCCGCGGCGGCCGGGTCAGGGGCCAGCGCGGCTGGGTCACCGACAAGGTCGAGGCCGTGGACACCGCCGGGCTCGTCGAGCACGCCCTCCAGCAGCTGTACGGGGAGGAGAAGGGCGAGGCCGTCCCCAAGGAGGTGCTGGTCCCGGCGCTCCCCGAGGACACCCCGGCGCTGAGCCAGTGGCTCGCCGAGCGGCGCGGTTCGCAGGTCAGCCTGCGCATCCCGCAGCGCGGGGACAAGAAGGCGCTGATGGAGACCGTCCACCGCAACGCCCAGCAGTCCCTCGCCCTGCACAAGACCAAGCGCGCCGCCGACCTCACCACCCGCTCGCGGGCCCTGGAGGAGATCGCCGAGGCCCTGGACCTGGACGGCGCGCCGCTGCGCATCGAGTGCTTCGACATCTCCCACCTGCAGGGCGACGACGTCGTGGCCTCGATGGTCGTCTTCGAGGACGGACTCGCGCGCAAGGGCGAGTACCGGCGCTTCCAGATCAAGTCCTTCGAGGGGCAGGACGACGTCCGCTCCATGCACGAGGTGGTCTCCCGGCGCTTCCGCCGCTATCTCCAGGAGAAGCTGAAGACGGGGGAGTGGTCCCCTGACGACGCCGTGGCCGCCGCGGGCGTCGTGGGCGGCGAAGTCGATCGGGACACGCCCGAGGACGACGGGCGCCCCAGGCGCTTCGCGTACCCGCCGCAGCTCGTCGTCGTCGACGGCGGGCAGCCCCAGGTGGCCGCCGCCAAGCGGGCCCTGGAGGAGCTGGGGATCGACGACGTCGCCGTGTGCGGCCTGGCCAAGCGCCTGGAGGAGGTCTGGCTGCCCGGGGAGGACGACCCGGTGGTGCTGCCCCGCAGCAGCGAGGGCCTGTACCTGCTCCAGCGGGTCCGTGACGAAGCCCACCGGTTCGCCATCCAGTACCAGCGCAACAAGCGCGGCAAGCGCCTGAAGGCCGGGCCCCTCGACGAGGTCCCCGGGCTCGGAGAGAGCCGCAGGCTGGCCCTGATCAAGCACTTCGGTTCGGTGAAAAAGCTGAGACAGGCGACAATCGACCAGATCTGCGAGGTCCCGGGCATAGGCCGCAAGACGGCCGAGACCGTGGTCGTGGCCCTCGCCCAGGCGGTTCCCGCCGGTCCCGCCGTCAATACGGCGACCGGGGAGATCATTGAGGATGAGACCCCCGCGTCCGCGGGAGCAGCATCCGATCGGGGGACCGAGCAATGA
- a CDS encoding Rieske (2Fe-2S) protein: protein MSASQSAARRTVLKGAAAIVGAVGGGAALTACSTETNSGSGSPAVPAQPVELGAAAEVPVGGAKLFREKKLVVSCAEAGQYKAFSAQCTHAGCVLDKIVEGEGNCPCHGSRFDVTTGKVLRGPATDPLPEVPVKVEGGKLVAG from the coding sequence ATGTCCGCCTCGCAGTCCGCCGCCCGCCGTACCGTCCTCAAGGGCGCCGCCGCGATCGTCGGAGCCGTCGGCGGCGGCGCGGCGCTCACCGCCTGCTCCACCGAGACCAACAGCGGCTCCGGCTCCCCGGCGGTCCCCGCCCAGCCCGTGGAGCTGGGCGCGGCGGCCGAGGTCCCGGTCGGCGGCGCGAAGCTGTTCCGGGAGAAGAAGCTCGTGGTCAGCTGCGCCGAGGCGGGCCAGTACAAGGCCTTCAGCGCGCAGTGCACCCACGCCGGCTGCGTACTGGACAAGATCGTCGAAGGTGAGGGCAACTGCCCCTGCCACGGCAGCCGCTTCGACGTGACCACGGGCAAGGTGCTGCGCGGCCCGGCCACCGACCCGCTGCCGGAGGTCCCGGTGAAGGTCGAGGGCGGCAAGCTCGTCGCGGGCTGA